The DNA segment TGGGGGCTAGCCAGCAGGGACAAAAAGATGGAGGGAAGCAAAGCTAAGCCTACATTTAATACAGAAGTCGCATCAGCAGAGAGTTTACACGACGTCTACTGCTCGCTGCTTAAAAAACAGCTCTAActataatacattatttttctttagaGTAAAGCTAACAGTTGCTAATTGTCCTGCAACCACTGACATCTGGAACATACAGCTGCAGCAGCGACTGTTAAACATCCTCAGATGTCAATGTGTTAGTGGCTGGAGCTGGCGAAGAGACTCAGCCATCCTTGCTGACTCAGGCTTTCTCCGAACGCTGTGCTCACCCGCTGCTGTTAAAGTGACAGCTCTGGCCTTGCCATTTAAGCTTTTTTAAACACTTCATTTTGGACAAATCTGCAGCATCTCAATTACAAGCCTATTGTACTTTGTGATTTAGGCTGATGGCTGGAAAGTACCTTTCTCACTTGATAAATGAAACCTTGGTTTGGTCGCTGAAGGACAAATGCAGCAGACTACAGTACAGTATCTCAGCAGGACGTGGTCCAACACCACCAGGCGATGTCTCAGCTCTGGCCTCGCTTCTACTGTGCAGAGATTGGATGACCCCTAATTTTAGCCCGGGGGTTTGTCGGCCACTGGACAGATTGGATTACAGGCAAAAaggaggggacgcgacgctcaTTAGTTGGGGGATAATAACAAACATCttgatatttgatatttcaTGTCCCTAAAGACGGATCCATATAGCCAATGACAGTGATTATTTGAACTCAAACTCAGGCAACTATTCTTATTGGATTGATAGCATTTGTATaattaaaatcacatttcatGTCCATTCAATAGTTATTTCaaaaatatttctaaaaatgttttgttcacTTCTGGCTGCTtcaccaagatggtgacagccaaaaagcaagatggcgacgtccaaaaaccaagatggctacggccaaaaaccaagatggtgaaggaCAAAAATCAATATGGTAATagacaaaaatcaagatggcgacagccaaaaaccaagatggtgacaaccaaataccaagatggcaacggccaaataccaagatggtgaaggaCAAAAATCTATATGGTAATagacaaaaatcaagatggcgacagccaaaaaccaagatggcgacggccaaaaaccaagatggtgacggccgaaaaccaagatggcgacggcaaaataccaagatggcgacggccaaaaaccaagatggcgatggcccaaaaccaagatagcgacggccaaaaaccaagatggcgacggacaaataccaagatggcgacggacaaataccaagatggcgacggacaaaaaccaagatggcgacgggcaaaaaacaagatggcgacggacaaataccaagatggcgaaggccaaaaaccaagatgtgaTGGACAAAAATGAAGATGGCGatgaacaaaaaacaagatggtgacggccaaaatgacaatctcgaggcttcaaaatgacagcccacaaaccaatgggtgacgtcatgttGATAACATCCACTTCTGAAATACAGTCtatagtctggaccaaagtggtggactgaccaaTATCGCCATCTGTATGCTGGCTGATGTGATTATTACGTATGTTACCTGCCATATAATGATGCATATTCTaatatatatgcatgtattgTTATATACTGTCCCATTTCAGAAGTGACGTTATCATTGTAACATAGATTCTGGGTATCACAGCCAACCTGCCAAATTTAATTGTAGAACTTGTGACAGTAATGTGGAGAATTACACCCTTTGAGTCAATACATGAATCAATGACTGACACTTCAGAGTTAATCTCTCCGTGAgaggcactgtgtgtgtgacagcatgTAGACCAGCTGATATATGCTGTGACACTGTAATCCTCTACTGTCAATCCTCTGTCACTACACAGATGGATGGACAGACTGAGAATGCACCGGTGAGTGAATGGGTGCATGCTGATGTTGTCTTTATGAAGGGGAACAGAGTATTGCTAGTGCAGCAGTCACTATTAAAGTCATTGCTTGAAAGGCCAGAGGTCGGCTGAACAGACATACTCAGTTATAATTATTTCTATACTGGGTGGTGAGACAGACTTCGAGGATCATATAGCGTAGATGCAATTACTGCAGACAAAGTGACAGCCTGCTGACCAGCTGACTCTCTAATCTGTAGACAGGGGGACTGACGTTCAACATCTTGAGCCCACGACATGCACGTTTTTAGTTTAGTGAAACATGGTTGTGTTTTGCACTGTGGCTCCCTCCAACCGGTTTTGCATCAGCACAGGTGCATCAAAACCAGCCCCAACCGTTTGACATACACACGACCAGTcaaaaatgactaaataaatatgtaattatgGTGGCATTGTTGATGAAGCTGAGCTGCATCAGCCAGAGTCTCCAAAAGCTCCAAAGGGCCActcccaaaaataaaaaagtgctgccctctgctggctgaACAGAGCTAAGGGTCCCAATAAGGACCCCCAGAAACCTCTGAACAATACTTAACACAAagttattatcataaaatgaATTTAGGATGGACACTGAATGTTAAAAAACTACGTCATACAATGAATAAAGCACTGCTTacctaaatgaaattgttatttttacagttattatttaagatataaacaggataacggtgaagacctgaacacaagctgtATTCACAGAgcaaacagcctcgtcctgcattacaTAAGGACGCAgataaaacaaccaaagagctaatggAACAGAAGAAAACATGGAATTTGTCAAAACATGAGcctgtatgattgttaaaaattcaaagaaatacataatacaggcaaagaattgtattaaaataacaggaaaactcatctctgatgcaatattcacaggaaataatctgcaaaATGTATCCAAATCTTCCTGTTATCgcattcactatttgggttaattgtacagtttatcagttgttctgtattgttattgatatgcattgaatataataggAAATAATCATAAAATGTGTCACTTAGTGTGTCAACTTCACAGATGTgttagttgagatcaaaatgaaggccgagcgtgtggtccgagcaagggcgccGGAAGCATGGCGGTAGGAAGTAGGGAAGGCGACCATTGGTTCTCCCATTTACGCCccttttgtgttattgtgtgctTTCACTAATGTAGCTGGGTTGAATCAAATAcaggtaaatactgtatattatgtaAAGGTCTTGTGGCGCTCATCAGACTGGTCCAAATATAAGATTTGGCGTCACTTATCAGTGTTAGTTTACCCTTTTAATTATCAAGGTTTAGTTTAGATCCCATGTTCCGTTCCTCTCATAACCTTGCCACATAAGAGGACCATACCGCGCGCCCCTTGATCACGGTTATCATAAACATATGTACTGCGTAAACACAGAGCTGCAGCTTTCCATAAATCCTCAAGGACGTTTCGCAGGCGCCATGTGTGTTCATTTGTCACATGTCGGCGTGGCCGCGCGTATATAAGCGACACCTGTAGCTCTCGGGAGGATAACAGTCCTGTGTGTAACCATGGCGACCTACACTTTCACCTTCCTGTGCGCCTTGGGCGTCTTCGCTGCCTCGGCATTTGGCTCCAGACTGGTGAGTGAAATTAAATCTTTTACTATATAGAATTATATTGAGTGTATGTTTCTTATGTTTCTTAAAAATCTAGCGTACATTTCTATATTTTTGCTTGTAATGTGCAATAAACTAACTATtatatctctctcctctcttaaAACCATACCTGAAGGGGGGTGAGtgtttgtaattattattattattataaaatttGGTATAATCGTACACATTCACACTtcacaacacattatttttcggTGTATTTAGGCGCCGGAGGATCCTCCACAGAGTTCTCCAAAGTCCCAGTTAACGCGAATCACATTGTGAACAAGCACAATGCCCTGAGAAGAGGTGTTCAGCCTACTGCCAGCAACATGTTGGAAATGGTAACATCCCGATCCAAAAAGCATACACTTGATTTGCTCTTACACATGCACCCTCGTGCACCACATCAGTAACAATATAAATGTGTCCTCTGCTCCCCGCAGAGCTGGAGCAGCGAGGCCGCGGCCAACGCTCAGAAATGGGCCAACAGCTGCTCCATGAACCACAGCCCCGCCAGCTCCAGAGAGATCAGCAGTGAGTTCACCTCTTGTTCTGTTTCAAACTATACTTCACTAAACGTCAGCCACACTGGTATCGCACAAGAACAAATGACATTACTGAGAGTAAGCAGCTATTTAAGGCACCGCGTCTaccatatgtacagtatttaatgACAGAAACATTAGTCCTTGCAGTGAATGTAGCTGGTTGAATGAAATACAGGTAAACATATTACGTATGGGTCTTTTGGAGATGATCAGACCGGTCCAAATATGCCACCGTTAAAAACACTGGTTGGATGTATTATTTAGAACAACGTCGTGTGAGATAATGCTGtcaaaaagacaagaaaaatgAACGTTATATATGAATATCCGAGAGGAACAAACTCAACTGAATGAATTACTTTTGTTAACTGTGTTTGCCTTTGGATAGAGTGCATAAAATGACAGATGTGGACTAATGAATGGTCCATAATGGCAtcatttgaattattattttttgagtTTTGCTTATTTCTCAGCAATAGGTTTgttcatgtgtttattattttttagggctgtcaatcgattaaaatagttaatcacgattaatcgcaaaggAATCACATTTCTtatacaaaatgtaccttaaagggagatttgtcaagtatttaatactcttatcagaatgggagtggacaaatatgctgctttatgcaaaatgtatgtatatatttattattggaaaccaatcaacaacacaaaacaatgacagatattgtccagaaaccctcacaggtactgaatttagcataaaagggagactcgttggtacccatagaaccaattttcaggCTTatgtacccctttgaaaatggcagtttttcctcaacgaAATtgaagttcggagcgttatttagcctccttctcaacaagctagcatgacatggttggtaccagtggattcattaggttttgtagtttcatatgatgccagtatcttcactctagctttaaaactgagcccgctacaacctaaaaatcacaagttgcgttaaataaattagtggcgttaaacaaatttgcacattattatcgcgttaactttgacagccctatttgttttttgtattggtGGTTTGTTTGTCTAACTCGATGTATTTTTATGTAATTGTGTATATGATTTTGGCTTTGCgttttaaaaaagttttatGTAGCGCATAAGTCATACCAGAGGTGGACGAAATGAGAAGCCAGTGTCTGATATTTAATCCAAAAAGTCAAATTCAATAAATGTGAAAGCCACAACGTTGGCTCTCAACCCAATCATGTAATCTTTTAACTACTTCAAAAATGATGTTTGAGCGcacattattcattcattctctccTCCTGTTTAACTGCAGCTAGCGGCTGTGGAGAGAACCTGTACATGTCCAGCTTTGAGAACACCTGGGAGAACGCTATCCAGAGCTGGTACGACGAGGTGAAGGACTATCGCTACGGAGTGGGATCTACCAATGGAGGAGTGATCGGACACTACACACAGGTTCAACTTATATCCTTTCATTTGGACTAATTCGCCTACAAATGGGCCAAAACTTGAATGAATGAGTTAAAAGGGAGTCAGTAACCCAAACTATAAAAACAGTATTATACATTAATGTCATCGTGAGCtcctgatttgatttgatctgtTGTTCTATGCACAGGTTGTTTGGTACCGGTCCAACAAGGTTGGCTGTGGTGTGGCCATCTGCCCCAACGCTAGTTACAAGTACTTCTACGTCTGCCAATACTGCCCAGCGTAAGTACAAAATATTCTATTTCTCTTTTTCAATGGAAAGTTCAGCATATTTTCTCCCTTTTGGTGACTATTTACATGAATATTTATTTGTCCATTGTTTTAAACGGATCCAAGATCAAGTTCCTTTCacggtaaaaaaataaaataataaaaaactaaagGTTAAAAAACCAACAAAAATTAGAGTAAAATATCCTAATTCaaataaatgtcaaaaacaatacatttacaGAAATTTTCATTCAAGGTTTTGCAGAGAAACactgttaatttatttttcccaaataattaagacaaaaaaatgcaataaagtgACAGCACTATGATTTCTGCAGAGTAATATCACATGTATTTGGGAGTTAAGTAAGAAAAAGCAAATAAATTTCCCAAAAATAATTGATTTTTCACAcagattttcattttctgatAAAAGTGTTATAGTTTTTGTACATTTCAGACCTACTGTTAAGTGCTATTCTAATTCAAATAATGTCGAAAACATCGTTAGAATACTGAAGTGGAAGAACAATGATGCTCTGCAGCAATGAGAAGTAAAAATCGGTCCCTCTACACCTCGCTGAGTCTTGATTAAATAGTTATTCAAAGTGCTTTGCCTTCTAAGATCATATTGGTGACATGTTTGGGCTGATAtccagtgtgagtgtgtattgCTGTTTAATATTTGATGCTCTGGCCCATATCACAGTGGAAACTCCGATATGGATCACCCCTACCAATCAGGACCAACCTGTGGTGACTGCCCCAACGCATGCGACAAGAAACTGTGCAGTAAGTGGCAAATACAGCACTTCACTACTTTAAAGTGTGGTATAAAccatattttaaatgtttatatactgcttataTATGATAAGTGTTACCAGAATGGGTTACCCCTTTACACATTGTTTTTATGAACAtattacaaaacaaacacaggactttcaccacgGAGACCGatgttggtgccccgtgtgaaacGTAAAGTAAACTTTATGCTTGTTACGCaacgttacgtaagaaagtccgctaagggcagttgttatttattgatgctagttacgttgttacggcattattttaacacaaaccatgatttgattttaccctaaccttaacgaAGTTGTtttgttagggatgcaccgatacgactttttcagtctcatTACCGATACGGAttcctgggctttgggtatcggccgataccgagtaccgatccgatactagtgttgaattaataagctgtatgtatCATTCTTTtcataactttgtaaaacacaatgtaacaaataaatacagagataacataacataaatgtattgaattgttattcattattaaaataataaatcgtacaccaacaacttggcaaaaaaatcttTTATGCATTTAGtgcaaaacttaaacaggaattaaaattccagtatatgatatagtatagtatagatcGGCCTCATtttcaccgatatccgatccagctatttgagtctgtatcggcccgatatccaatccggtatcggtgcatccctaagttttgttgcctaaacctaaccaatcaccaattcacaatgttaactGCGTGGCATtttgcgtttctgcaagcgtgctACGAGgctgaaatgtatttatgaatagtgtttttggttcagaaacgttcAACGTATCCGtagtttgcagaaacgtacgaGGCATTTTTTCTATCATttcctgttttcattcattGATGATCATGGTATTCACTTTATTAGCAGGGCAGTTAGCTCAGTCAGCTAGGATAACCCACTATATATAGATCGATAGTTTTTTTAGATAGTAGGGAGATCCCCACcagttttccttttcctttctttcaaTGTAATGAACGAGACAGGAAAACTTTCTCTGCCTTCAGAACATCTTCCAGAAGAAGTTGTAGGACTCTCAATAGTTTTTTATTCATGCATCCATTCTCCTTTCTCCTCCGTCTCTTGCAGCCAACCCCTGTCCCTACGCTGACAAGTACAGTAACTGTGCTGACCTGAAGAAGCAGTGGACCTGCTCCAACAGCGACGTGTCCTCTTGGTGCCCCGCCTCCTGCAAGTGCACGACCCAGATCATTTAAATGCCACATGTGGACACATGGGCTCTGACTCATCAGTCAGCTTCAATAAAACATACGCATCTCTGAAGCTTGTGTCTCTCTGCTGATTACTGAACAGGTCAAATAGTATTAAACCAGAGCAGAGGACGGGATGCATGGTTGggtcaaacacaggactttcatccaaaaagtaccaaaaataacttatttgaacccaaaacaTCCTCTTTTACTAAAtataaccatgtagttttgttgcctaaacctcaacaTAATTGAGAATTTTGTTTCTTAATTAAAAGATCTGATCTTCCACttctgtactctgctacatttcAGAGCGAAATATTGTACTATATTACCCgttttattttgcatatttcGCAGTTTATTCATTTCAGTCTGAAAGAGGGTcctaaaattttatttttttatgaaaagtgaaaacatctGCCGGTGTATGGAGCTATATAtaccaactgtgtgtgtgtgtgtgtgtcgtcatggcaaaatgtggtcctggagacacctactgtagcagggACTAGCACAGAAGAGGTTTGGAGTGCTTTGCCAGGTGTttttatgtctgtctgtctgtctgtggatggATTTTGTCAACGAGATATGGTCACAAcggtgcaag comes from the Sebastes fasciatus isolate fSebFas1 chromosome 24, fSebFas1.pri, whole genome shotgun sequence genome and includes:
- the LOC141763081 gene encoding cysteine-rich venom protein TEL1-like, encoding MATYTFTFLCALGVFAASAFGSRLVSAGGSSTEFSKVPVNANHIVNKHNALRRGVQPTASNMLEMSWSSEAAANAQKWANSCSMNHSPASSREISTSGCGENLYMSSFENTWENAIQSWYDEVKDYRYGVGSTNGGVIGHYTQVVWYRSNKVGCGVAICPNASYKYFYVCQYCPAGNSDMDHPYQSGPTCGDCPNACDKKLCTNPCPYADKYSNCADLKKQWTCSNSDVSSWCPASCKCTTQII